A window of the Dyadobacter pollutisoli genome harbors these coding sequences:
- a CDS encoding DUF4905 domain-containing protein, with the protein MQKLFSYTFSQNIWRVIPDADPDSNQWVIELRDVSEKVVSLAVVDLAREELMWHGVPEGVDWWTSLTAFSYGRIFLHNYRYPEIPEPTDLLAVDGSEGQLLWALPNHILVKSLDKNHLEVARKLAGQFQYMQCEAASGEIMPMQEVSVPQSGEIILTEPIRYKEGNVYYPKLSSFITDITGGHIPLSIDYLEKRPYIIFSYYIYEQDKIVQYLLILTDRKELVLHEKLTEKRDGMGSSTMMLKSSTLVFLKNNNEFSSLTLS; encoded by the coding sequence TTGCAAAAACTTTTTTCATATACCTTTTCGCAAAATATCTGGCGCGTAATCCCCGATGCAGATCCCGATAGTAATCAGTGGGTCATTGAGTTACGCGACGTTTCGGAAAAGGTAGTTTCACTTGCAGTAGTCGATCTGGCCCGGGAAGAACTGATGTGGCACGGTGTGCCGGAAGGTGTGGATTGGTGGACTTCGCTTACTGCGTTTTCTTACGGGCGTATTTTTCTCCACAATTACCGATACCCGGAAATCCCGGAACCCACGGATCTGCTTGCTGTGGATGGGAGTGAAGGCCAACTTCTGTGGGCATTGCCCAATCACATACTAGTGAAGTCGCTGGACAAAAATCATTTGGAAGTTGCCAGAAAATTGGCCGGGCAGTTTCAATACATGCAATGTGAGGCAGCTTCCGGGGAAATAATGCCCATGCAAGAAGTGTCGGTACCACAGTCGGGGGAAATAATTTTAACCGAGCCTATTCGTTACAAGGAAGGGAATGTATACTATCCCAAGCTATCGTCATTCATTACGGATATAACCGGCGGGCATATTCCGCTAAGCATTGATTATTTGGAGAAAAGACCCTATATAATCTTTTCTTATTATATTTACGAGCAAGATAAAATTGTTCAATATCTCCTTATTTTGACAGACCGGAAAGAGCTTGTGCTGCATGAAAAACTGACGGAAAAGCGCGATGGGATGGGCAGTTCAACGATGATGCTGAAATCGTCAACGCTGGTATTTCTAAAAAACAATAATGAGTTTTCGAGTTTAACGCTTTCATAA
- the kdsB gene encoding 3-deoxy-manno-octulosonate cytidylyltransferase: MQILGIIPARYASTRFPAKALVDIGGKSMIQRVYEQSSKATQLAQVIVATDDERILEHVLNFGGKAVMTSQDHHSGTDRCFEALTKTEGEYQYVINIQGDEPFISPEPIDRLAQVLDGSTELATLVKVIDSEDILFNVNVPKAVLNKRNEVMYFSRQTIPYLRNVETDGWLSFHTFYKHIGIYAYRTDVLAEITKLPVSSLEKAEALEQLRWLENGYSIKAVITSDDSHGVDTPDDLDRVTKKFLQ; the protein is encoded by the coding sequence GTGCAAATATTAGGAATAATTCCCGCCCGTTACGCTTCTACCCGTTTTCCAGCCAAAGCATTGGTTGACATTGGTGGCAAAAGTATGATCCAGCGGGTTTATGAACAATCTTCCAAAGCTACGCAACTGGCTCAGGTTATTGTGGCAACAGACGACGAAAGAATCCTGGAACATGTACTGAATTTTGGAGGAAAAGCGGTTATGACATCGCAGGACCACCATAGCGGTACCGACCGGTGCTTTGAAGCGCTGACCAAAACGGAAGGCGAATACCAATATGTGATCAACATTCAAGGGGACGAGCCATTCATTAGCCCGGAGCCTATCGACCGGTTGGCGCAAGTACTTGATGGCAGCACCGAGCTCGCTACATTGGTGAAAGTGATTGATAGTGAAGATATTTTATTCAATGTTAATGTCCCGAAAGCGGTTTTGAATAAAAGAAATGAAGTAATGTATTTTAGCCGCCAGACAATTCCATACCTCAGAAATGTGGAAACAGATGGTTGGCTTTCCTTTCATACTTTTTACAAGCACATCGGCATTTACGCTTACCGCACCGACGTTCTGGCTGAAATCACTAAACTGCCAGTTTCTTCGCTGGAAAAGGCCGAAGCACTTGAACAATTACGCTGGCTGGAAAACGGATATTCAATTAAAGCTGTTATTACTTCTGACGACTCTCACGGAGTGGATACCCCGGATGATCTGGATCGGGTTACAAAGAAATTTCTGCAATAG
- the porX gene encoding T9SS response regulator signal transducer PorX: protein MQYNILWADDEIDLLKPHIMFLTNKGYNVTPVNSGADALDRIENDRFDIVFLDEMMPGMTGLETLAQIKQQQPNLPVVMITKSEEEHIMEDAIGSKIDDYLIKPLNPNQILLSVKKILDNKRLVTEKTTLSYQQEFRNLAMQYQDRIGHEEWADIYKKLIYWELELENSEDQGMAEVFSMQKSEANANFCKFIEDEYEDWLNDPRSDKPIMSHQLMKQKVFPHLKGSDEPLFFLLIDNFRYDQWKMIQPILQEYFNIEEESSYYSILPTTTGYARNAIFSGLMPSEMERKHPQWWVSDENTPEGEEGLNNHEHDFLQKQLEMNHFNIKSSYHKILNTNQGKSLIDNFNNMLNNQLNVVVYNFVDMLSHARTDVQMIKELAPDEAAYRSITKSWFQHSPLLDFIKKVAEKKCRLILTTDHGMIRVQKPVKIIGYRETNTNLRYKHGKNLGFDDNHLMVCRKPERIFLPKPHVSTSYVFTKEDYFFAYPNNYNQYVNLYRDTFQHGGVSLEEMIIPIIDLKAK from the coding sequence ATGCAATATAACATCCTTTGGGCCGATGATGAAATAGATCTTCTTAAACCACATATTATGTTTCTTACCAACAAGGGTTACAACGTGACGCCAGTCAACAGCGGAGCCGATGCCCTTGACCGTATTGAAAATGACCGTTTCGATATCGTTTTCCTGGATGAAATGATGCCAGGTATGACGGGATTGGAAACTCTGGCCCAGATCAAGCAGCAGCAGCCTAATCTTCCTGTTGTAATGATCACTAAAAGTGAAGAGGAACACATTATGGAAGACGCCATTGGTTCTAAAATCGATGATTACCTCATCAAGCCACTGAATCCCAACCAGATACTACTTTCTGTTAAAAAGATCCTTGATAACAAAAGGCTCGTTACCGAGAAAACCACACTGAGCTACCAGCAGGAATTCCGCAACCTGGCCATGCAATACCAGGACAGAATTGGCCATGAAGAATGGGCTGATATTTATAAAAAACTTATCTATTGGGAACTGGAACTGGAAAACTCCGAAGATCAGGGCATGGCCGAAGTTTTCAGCATGCAGAAAAGCGAAGCGAATGCAAATTTTTGCAAGTTTATTGAAGATGAGTACGAAGATTGGTTGAACGATCCACGATCGGATAAGCCTATCATGTCACATCAGCTAATGAAACAGAAGGTTTTTCCACATCTGAAAGGATCCGACGAACCATTGTTTTTTCTGCTGATCGATAATTTTCGTTATGACCAGTGGAAAATGATCCAGCCGATTCTTCAGGAGTATTTCAACATTGAGGAAGAATCGTCTTATTACTCCATATTACCGACGACTACGGGTTACGCCAGAAACGCTATTTTCTCCGGGCTCATGCCTAGCGAAATGGAACGCAAGCATCCGCAATGGTGGGTTAGCGACGAAAATACACCGGAGGGCGAAGAAGGGCTGAACAACCACGAGCATGATTTCCTTCAAAAGCAGCTTGAAATGAACCATTTCAACATTAAATCGTCGTATCACAAAATCCTGAATACCAATCAGGGTAAGTCGCTGATCGATAATTTCAATAATATGCTGAACAATCAGCTGAATGTGGTGGTGTATAATTTTGTGGATATGCTGTCCCACGCACGTACCGATGTTCAGATGATCAAGGAGCTAGCGCCGGATGAAGCCGCCTACCGCTCGATTACCAAATCATGGTTTCAACATTCGCCCCTGCTCGACTTTATCAAGAAAGTGGCAGAAAAGAAATGCAGGCTGATCCTGACTACCGACCATGGTATGATCCGCGTTCAGAAACCGGTGAAAATCATTGGTTACCGAGAAACGAATACAAACCTGCGTTACAAGCACGGAAAAAACCTGGGATTTGACGACAACCACCTGATGGTATGCCGCAAACCGGAGCGCATATTTTTACCGAAACCTCACGTTTCCACGTCTTATGTGTTCACGAAAGAGGATTATTTCTTTGCTTACCCCAACAATTACAACCAGTATGTGAACCTGTATCGCGATACATTCCAGCATGGCGGGGTATCATTGGAGGAAATGATCATTCCTATTATTGATTTGAAAGCAAAATAA
- a CDS encoding cell division ATP-binding protein FtsE has translation MTESTEPIVVLERADIYQGERPVLNDVHFEIKNGEFVYMIGRTGSGKSSLLKTLYADLWLHTGSAKVAGYELHNIKRADVPYLRRRIGIVFQDFQLLSDRSVEDNLAFVLRATGWEQQAKISKRIAEVLMQVGLGTAQKRMPHQLSGGEQQRVVIARAMLNEPRILLADEPTGNLDPEVGDQIMQVFRTINNAGTAILMATHNHDFLKRFPARVLKCENGNVIEG, from the coding sequence ATGACAGAGTCAACAGAGCCAATAGTCGTACTGGAACGGGCGGATATATATCAGGGTGAACGGCCTGTTTTAAACGATGTACATTTTGAGATAAAAAACGGCGAGTTCGTCTACATGATCGGACGGACTGGTAGTGGTAAAAGCTCCCTGTTGAAAACGCTTTATGCTGATTTGTGGCTTCACACGGGATCTGCCAAAGTTGCCGGTTACGAACTGCATAATATCAAAAGGGCTGATGTCCCATACCTGAGACGCCGTATCGGTATTGTTTTTCAGGACTTTCAGTTGCTTTCTGACCGCTCCGTTGAGGATAACCTTGCTTTTGTATTAAGAGCGACCGGCTGGGAACAGCAGGCGAAAATCTCTAAACGCATTGCGGAGGTTTTGATGCAGGTGGGATTGGGTACTGCTCAGAAAAGAATGCCGCATCAACTTTCGGGAGGAGAGCAGCAAAGGGTAGTAATTGCCCGTGCAATGCTGAATGAGCCTAGAATATTGCTGGCCGACGAACCAACCGGTAACCTGGACCCGGAAGTAGGGGACCAGATTATGCAGGTTTTCAGGACGATTAATAATGCTGGAACTGCCATATTAATGGCGACACATAACCACGATTTTCTTAAAAGATTTCCGGCTCGTGTACTTAAATGCGAAAACGGGAACGTGATCGAAGGTTGA
- the fsa gene encoding fructose-6-phosphate aldolase codes for MKFFIDTANLKEIQEAHELGILDGVTTNPSLMAKEGITGKDNIMRHYKAICDIVDGDVSAEVISIDLAGMIREGEELIEIDDKIVVKIPMIKEGVKALKYFSSKGVRTNCTLIFSAGQALLAAKAGATYVSPFIGRLDDISTDGIALIEQILTIYRNYGFDTQVLAASVRHPMHIIQCAEVGADVMTGPLSAMEQLLKHPLTDLGLEKFLADYKKGNS; via the coding sequence ATGAAATTTTTTATTGACACTGCCAACCTGAAAGAAATTCAGGAGGCACACGAACTTGGTATATTAGATGGTGTTACTACTAACCCGTCATTAATGGCTAAGGAAGGAATTACCGGCAAGGATAACATCATGCGTCATTATAAAGCTATTTGCGATATCGTTGACGGAGATGTAAGTGCGGAGGTAATTTCTATCGATTTGGCTGGAATGATCCGTGAAGGAGAAGAGTTGATCGAGATCGACGATAAAATAGTAGTGAAGATCCCAATGATCAAGGAAGGCGTGAAAGCTTTGAAATATTTCTCAAGCAAAGGTGTACGTACCAACTGTACATTGATTTTCTCTGCAGGGCAAGCACTTTTGGCTGCTAAGGCTGGTGCAACGTACGTTTCTCCATTCATTGGTCGTCTGGATGATATTTCAACAGACGGTATCGCTTTGATCGAGCAGATCCTTACGATTTACAGAAATTACGGTTTTGATACACAGGTACTGGCTGCCTCAGTTCGTCACCCGATGCACATTATCCAGTGCGCAGAAGTTGGTGCTGATGTGATGACAGGTCCTTTGAGCGCAATGGAGCAGTTACTGAAGCACCCGCTTACTGACCTTGGTCTCGAAAAATTCCTTGCTGATTACAAAAAAGGGAATTCATAA